CCTCCTCGGTGATCATGACTGCCGTCACCGCCCGCGCCGCCGGGGTCGAGACCGTATGGGTGGCCTCGCCCCGCCCGGCGCCCATCACCCTGGCCGCGGCGGCCGTGGCGGGGGCCGACGGATTCCTCGCGGTGGGGGGCGCCCACGCGGTGGCCGCGCTGGCCTACGGCGCGGAACCCGTGCCCGCATGCGACGCCGTGGTCGGACCGGGGAACCGCTGGGTGACCGCGGCAAAGCAGTGCGTGGCGGGCGAGGTGGTCATCGACATGCTGGCCGGCCCCTCCGAGCTTGTGGTGCTGGCCGACGCCACCGCCGACCCACGGGTGGTGGCGGCCGACCTGCTCGCCCAGGCAGAGCATGATCCGGATGCGCTCCCCGTTCTGGTGACCACCGACGCGAGGCTGGCTGATGCGGTCGACGACGCGCTGCGATCGCAGCTCGAGACCCTTCCCACCGCCGACACCGCGCGCCCCGCGGTGACCAACGGATTCACCGTGGTGGTGAGCACGGTTGACGATGCCATCACGGTGTGCGATCGCCTCGCGCCCGAGCACCTCGAGGTCATGACCGCCGACGCGGCCGCGGTGGCCCGTCGCCTGCGCTGGTACGGCGGGCTGTTCATCGGCGCCGGCGCAGCCGAGGTGTACGGCGACTACGGCGCAGGCCCCAACCACGTGCTGCCCACCGGCGGCACCGCACGACTGAGCGGCGGCCTGTCGGTGCTCACCTTTCTGCGGGCACGCACCTGGCTCGACCTCGACGACCCCACCGCCCTGGCCGCCGACGCCGCCGCCCTGGCCCGCCTCGAAGGCCTCGAGGGCCACGCACGCTCGGCCGAGGCGCGGAGGTTGCGGTAGGCGCAGGGGGAGCCGCTACCGACAGAGGCCTGCTACGCGTGGAGGTCCCCCGCTCCGCTCCCGCGTGGTGACGAGTCGCTCGCGGGGGACCCCCACGCTCCGCGGGCATTGCGGAGAGCGGGCTTCGGTTTGAGA
This is a stretch of genomic DNA from Pseudomonadota bacterium. It encodes these proteins:
- the hisD gene encoding histidinol dehydrogenase encodes the protein SSVIMTAVTARAAGVETVWVASPRPAPITLAAAAVAGADGFLAVGGAHAVAALAYGAEPVPACDAVVGPGNRWVTAAKQCVAGEVVIDMLAGPSELVVLADATADPRVVAADLLAQAEHDPDALPVLVTTDARLADAVDDALRSQLETLPTADTARPAVTNGFTVVVSTVDDAITVCDRLAPEHLEVMTADAAAVARRLRWYGGLFIGAGAAEVYGDYGAGPNHVLPTGGTARLSGGLSVLTFLRARTWLDLDDPTALAADAAALARLEGLEGHARSAEARRLR